In the Carassius gibelio isolate Cgi1373 ecotype wild population from Czech Republic chromosome A2, carGib1.2-hapl.c, whole genome shotgun sequence genome, one interval contains:
- the LOC127933371 gene encoding cerebellin-1-like, translated as MLPSFGLPMLILAPLLLIGHQVVMGQNETEPIVLEGKCLVVCDSTPSSEPAGNALGMSVRSGTGRVAFSATRQTNHEPTDMSNRTMIIYFDQILVNVGGHFDQESSIFLAPRRGVYSFNFHVVKAYNRQTIQVSLMLNGWPMISAFAGDQDVTREAATNAGLVIMERGDKAYLKLEKGNLMGGWKYSTFSGFLVFPL; from the exons ATGCTACCCAGCTTTGGGTTGCCGATGCTGATATTAGCGCCACTTCTGCTAATTGGCCATCAAGTGGTCATGGGGCAAAATGAAACGGAGCCCATAGTGCTGGAAGGTAAATGCCTGGTGGTCTGTGACTCCACACCATCTTCAGAACCAGCAGGTAACGCACTGGGGATGTCCGTGCGCTCAGGTACCGGCCGTGTGGCCTTCTCCGCCACACGGCAAACCAACCATGAGCCCACAGACATGAGCAATCGCACCATGATCATCTATTTTGACCAG ATCTTGGTGAACGTTGGTGGTCATTTTGACCAAGAGAGCAGTATCTTCCTTGCTCCGAGACGAGGGGTTTACAGCTTCAACTTCCATGTGGTAAAGGCCTACAACAGGCAAACCATACAG GTGAGTTTGATGTTGAATGGCTGGCCGATGATCTCAGCCTTTGCTGGAGACCAGGATGTGACGCGAGAAGCAGCCACAAATGCTGGGCTTGTGATCATGGAAAGAGGGGACAAGGCTTATCTCAAGCTAGAAAAGGGCAATCTAATGGGAGGATGGAAGTACTCTACTTTTTCAGGCTTCCTGGTCTTCCCTTTATAA